In Nitrospinota bacterium, one DNA window encodes the following:
- a CDS encoding sigma-54-dependent Fis family transcriptional regulator: MTGNQNKILIVDDEQNILWVLKKGLEKKNYLVHTATSAEEALKQLADNQYLMMFTDIFMGETNGLQLLEQLRQVSPGLKVVMMTAQDSMNNTIEAMRLGAYDYITKPFDFDEVFRLIQKAEIAQSVSAPTSGTPSQNQEADTQESSITSAIVGKSRQMQEIFKTIGKSAGSDLPVLITGESGTGKEMVASTLHQYSHRKEHPFICINCAAISRELLESELFGHERGAFTGAIETKTGKFQQADGGTLFLDEIGDMELTLQAKILRVLQNNEFYRVGGKNPITADVRIIAATNQDLEEMMNLKRFREDLYHRLNVIHIDMPPLRERLEDVPLLANHFINRYADTLARGDIYLSPDVERILRDYHWSGNIRELENVIKRALMLALSGPILPEHLPPHLQEDDATDSEGQWDDRLNQLLQDFLHNNNNEDGNIYDSLIQKVEKHLFEILLSKNSGKQVATAKTLGINRNTLKRKIDSLKISPKNHKPNGS, from the coding sequence ATGACCGGAAATCAGAATAAAATCCTCATAGTCGATGACGAGCAAAATATCCTTTGGGTTCTGAAAAAAGGGCTGGAAAAGAAAAACTACCTCGTTCACACCGCTACCTCTGCTGAAGAAGCCTTGAAGCAACTGGCTGACAACCAGTATTTAATGATGTTTACCGATATCTTCATGGGAGAGACCAACGGTTTACAACTCCTCGAACAACTCCGTCAAGTTTCACCAGGATTGAAAGTGGTTATGATGACCGCTCAGGACTCTATGAACAACACCATTGAGGCGATGAGACTGGGTGCTTACGATTACATCACCAAGCCTTTTGATTTTGATGAGGTTTTCCGCTTAATCCAAAAAGCAGAAATTGCCCAGTCCGTATCCGCGCCAACCTCTGGAACACCCAGCCAAAATCAGGAAGCCGACACACAAGAGTCAAGCATCACATCTGCAATTGTCGGAAAAAGCAGGCAAATGCAGGAAATTTTCAAGACCATCGGAAAATCAGCGGGTTCAGACCTGCCTGTCCTGATCACGGGTGAAAGTGGTACGGGTAAAGAAATGGTCGCCAGCACACTTCATCAATACTCCCACAGGAAAGAGCATCCCTTCATTTGCATCAACTGCGCCGCCATATCGCGTGAGCTATTGGAGTCGGAACTTTTCGGTCACGAACGCGGGGCTTTCACCGGAGCCATAGAAACCAAAACAGGCAAGTTTCAGCAAGCTGATGGCGGCACATTGTTTCTTGACGAAATAGGTGATATGGAATTGACCTTGCAGGCAAAGATCCTCCGCGTCCTGCAAAACAATGAATTTTACAGGGTTGGCGGCAAAAATCCGATCACCGCTGATGTTCGAATCATTGCCGCAACCAATCAGGACCTGGAAGAAATGATGAACCTGAAACGGTTTCGCGAAGACCTGTACCATCGCCTCAATGTAATACATATTGACATGCCGCCATTGAGGGAGCGGCTTGAAGATGTTCCTTTACTTGCAAATCATTTTATAAATCGATATGCCGACACCCTGGCACGAGGAGATATATACCTGTCTCCAGATGTCGAACGAATTCTGAGAGACTATCACTGGAGCGGAAATATTCGCGAACTTGAAAATGTTATTAAACGAGCCCTGATGCTGGCTCTTTCCGGCCCAATCCTGCCTGAGCACTTGCCGCCTCATCTGCAGGAAGATGACGCAACGGATAGTGAAGGACAATGGGACGATCGACTGAACCAGTTACTGCAAGACTTTCTTCACAACAATAATAATGAGGATGGAAATATTTATGACTCACTCATTCAAAAAGTGGAAAAACATCTTTTTGAAATCCTGCTAAGTAAAAACTCTGGCAAGCAGGTCGCCACAGCAAAAACTCTTGGCATCAACCGCAATACTCTTAAAAGGAA